Below is a genomic region from Parageobacillus toebii NBRC 107807.
ATCGCATTTATAATGAAAGAAAAATGACAAAAAGCCGCAATATTCAACAAAAAATATGATATACTGTGTTTACATTTATTTGTTGTTTATATAGGGGGAATGCCCATGGAGCATATAAAACAAACGTTTTCCCTAAAGAAAGCATGGCGCTATTTTCTCATTACATATGAAGTATGTTGGAATCTTTTTCTTATTTTTCTTATTTTCGCACTATGCGCCATTTGCTTTGCGGTCGGTCTTGGCGCCGGATATTTTGCTTTTTTAGTAAAAGATATGCCGCTTCCTTCGTATCAAGAAATGAAAACAGATATTTACAACTATGAGGAAACAACGCATATTTACTTCGCCAATAACGTTTATCTTGGAAATTTCCGCACGGATTTAGAGAGAGAAGAAGTAAAATTGAAAGATGTTTCCCCTTACGTCATAAAAGCACTGATCGCAACAGAAGACGAATATTTTTACGAACATCACGGTATTGTTCCAAAAGCAATTATCCGGGCGCTTTTTCAAGAAGCTACCAACTCTGCAATGCAAACAGGCGGAAGCACGCTAACGCAACAGCTTGTGAAAAATCAAATATTAACCAATGAAGCGTCGTTTGAACGGAAAGCGAAAGAAATATTGCTTGCGCTTCGCCTCGAAAAATTTTTTAGCAAAAATGAAATTTTAGAGGCATATTTAAATGTCGTTCCATTCGGCAGAAACTCATCCGGGCGCAACATTGCCGGCATCCAAGCAGCGGCCCAAGGCGTTTTTGGAGTAAATGCGAAAGATTTAAATCTAGCCCAAGCAGCATTTTTAGCCGGCCTTCCGCAAAGCCCTTTCGTTTATACGCCATTTACAAGCGATGGAAAAGTGAAAAAAGATTTATCCCCAGCATTGCATCGCATGAAAACGGTGTTAACACGCATGAAACAGGAAGGCTATATTTCCGAAAAGCAATATAAAGAAGCGCTGCAATATGATATCGCCAAACATTTTGCGCCACCGAAGCCATCACCGTTTGAGAAATATCCGTGGCTCACGATGGAAATTGAAAAGCGTGCGAAAGAAGCGCTAGCGGAAGTTTTAGCCAAAAAAGATGGGTATGAGAAACAGCAGTTATGGCAAAACGCATCTCTTTATGAACGCTATTTAGCAAAAGCAGAAAAACAGCTTCGCCAAAACGGGTATAACATTTACACAACGATTGACAAAAATATTTACGATCGCATGCAAAAAGTAGTTGCAAATTATCAATATTACGGCGACGACATTATTCAATACGTAAAAGATCAACAGACGGGCAAAACGGTTGCAAAGCGGGAACCTGTCGAAGTCGGTGCAATCCTTATTGAAAATAAGACAGGGAGAATTATTAGCTTTGTCGGCGGCAGAGATTACGGGCGAGAGCAGCTCAATCACGCCACACAAGCATATCGATCAAACGGTTCGACAATGAAACCGCTGCTCGTATATGCGCCAGCAATGGAAATGGGCATTATTCAGCCCGGTTCCATCATCCCAGACACAGAATTACACATCAAGACAGGTAAAGGTTATTACACTCCAAAAAATGCGGACCGAAAAACACACGGTTTAGTCACCGCTCGACACGCCTTGCAGTATTCTTATAACATTCCTGCGATTCGAACATATATGAAGATCATGAATCAACATCCAGTACAATATTTGCACAAAATGGGCATTACCAGTGTGGCAAAAACAGAAGAAAACCACGTTGCCTTGGCGATCGGAGGAACGAATAAAGGAGTGACAGTAGAAGAAAATGTCAACGCCTATGCCACATTTGCGAATTACGGAACATTTATCGATGCGTATTTAATTGAAAAAATTGTATCGAAAGATGGACAAGTCATTTACGAACATCAAAGCAAACCTGTTCCTGTCTTTTCTCCGCAGACATCCTATTTAATGATTGATATGATGAGAGACGTTATTCGCCGAGGCACAGCGTCCTCTCTTCCGTATTATTTAAAATTCCAAGCGGATTGGGCTGGGAAAACGGGAACAGGACAAAATAATAAAGACTCCTGGTTTGTTGCAACAAATCCGAACGTTACATTTGGCGTTTGGATGGGATATGATACTCCGGCACCGCTGCAGCTAAAATATAAAGGGTTATCCTATAGCAAACGAACCCAGCTATTATGGGCACAACTAATGAATGCGGCTTATGATGTAAAGCCGCAGCTAATCGCTCCAAAAACGCGATTCAATATGCCAGGCGGCATCGTCCGTCGTGCATATTGTACAGTTTCAGGGTTCGTTCCATCTGATTTATGCGAAAAAGCTGGATTAGTCAACTATGATTTATATAATACAAAATTCACCCCAAAGCAAAGTAAGGACCAATATTTAATCGAAGGACGCTTTGTTGAAGTCAACGGCAAACGGTACATCGCGCTTAATACAACGCCGAGCGAGTTTGTTTCAAGCGGGGTCATACTTAATAAAAAATTGCTCAAAGAACTAGGAATCTACAATATAAACTCCGCCGAGTGGAACGGAACATTATTGGTTAGCGAAATGAAAGAAAACGGAAAACGTCCAGACCCGCCTACCGTCCAACTAACCAATGAAACAATAACTTGGAAGCCGCACCACGAAAACGACGTCATTGGCTATCGTGTATATTGTGCGGAACAAAAAGGAGCGCCGTTTCGTGTTGTCTCTATCGTTAAAGCTGGAAAATCTTTAACATTTTCCAATCTACAGCCAAAAGCAACATATTATGTGACAGCAGTAGATATAAGCGGCAATGAATCCCCACCATCGAACATCATTTCTGAACAAAATGCCGCTGTACCAAATTAAGGAAAAAAGAAAACATCAGATAGCCCTTCAAAGAACCATTAAAAAAAAGCTGATCATATCGATCAGCTTTTTTCTTAGTCTTCCATTGTCGATAAATCCCCTGTCGGCAAGTTGAGTTCCCAAGCTTTTAAGACGCGGCGCATAATCTTTCCGCTTCGCGTTTTTGGCAGTTTGTCGCGGAATTCAATTTCCCGCGGCGCTGCGTGTGCCGCCAATCCTTTTTTGACAAACTGGCGAATGTCTTCTTTCAATTCCTCTGATGGTTCATATCCTTCCCGAAGCGAAATAAACGCTTTAATAATTTCCCCGCGCACCGGATCTGGCTTACCGATAACCCCGGCTTCCGCCACCGCTGGATGTTCCACTAGCTTGCTTTCTACTTCAAATGGACCAACACGTTCCCCAGATGTATTAATCACATCATCGACACGACCTTGGAACCAGAAATATCCGTCTTCATCCATATAGGCGGAATCGCCGGAAACGTACCAATCGCCGATGAAGTACGATTCATATTTTTGTGGGTTATTCCAAATCGTTTTCATCATCGACGGCCATCCTTTTTTAATCGCTAAGTTGCCCATACGATATGGCGGCAGCTCATTTCCTTGATCATCAACAATGGCTGCTTTTACACCAGGAATCGGTTTCCCCATCGACCCCGGCTTAATTTCCATGCAAGGATAGTTACAAATAAGATGAGCGCCTGTTTCTGTCATCCACCATGTATCATGAATGCGTCGCTCGAATACTTTCATCCCCCAGCGAATGACTTCTGGATTCAATGGTTCTCCAACACTGAGAATATGGCGAAGTGAGCTTAAATCATATTTTTTGACAATTTCATCGCCGGCTCCCATCAACATGCGAAATGCCGTTGGTGCACTATACCACACTGTTACGCCGAAATCTTGAATCGCTTGATACCATGCATCCGGGCTAAAACGTCCTCCAATAACGACGCTTGAAGCGCCACACAACCAAGGACCGAAAATGCCGTATGACGTTCCCGTTACCCAACCAGGGTCAGCTGTACACCAATAAATATCATCTTCTTTTAAATCAAGCACCCATTTTGCTGTTTGATAATGTTGAATCATTGCGTTGTGAACGTGCAAAACCCCTTTTGGCTTTCCAGTAGAACCAGATGTATAATGCAAAATAAGTCCATCTTGGCGATCTACCCATTCAATGTCAAAATGTTTGCTCGCTTCGTTCATTCGTTTCTTTAAGTCAATATACGGACCTTCTTCCACAATGTTATCCCCGACAAGAAAAACGTATTTCAGCTCAGGCAGATCATTGACTGGAACCCGCGGCAACAGTTCCGGTGTCGTGATGATTGCCTTCGCTCCACTATCCTCAAGCCGATCGCGCACCGCTCCTTCCATAAACGCTTCAAACAGCGGACCAACAATCGCGCCTGTTTTAATGATTCCTAATACAGAAAAATACAATTCCGGAGAGCGCGGCATAAAAATAAATACGCGGTCTCCTTTTTCAATCTCTGCTACTTGTTTTAGCACGTTTGCAACTTTGTTGGACATTTCTTTCATTTCTTTGAATGTATACTTTTCATTTCTCGATGCATCACGGTAATAGAGAGCTACTTTATTTTTTCGAAACGTTTCCGCATGGCGGTCGATCGCTTCATACGCCATATTGACCCGGCCTGTTTCAAACCACGAAAATTCCTTTTCTACTTCTTTCCAATCAAAATTTTTATATGTTTCTTCATAATTTTTTAAATTATAGTCCCCTTGTATGACCGGTAGTACTTCCGTTTTCATTCTCCGACTCCCCCTTATGTAAGTGGTTACAGTCCTATTATAGTATATCTCTTCCGAATTCTCAATTTTTTAAAAATTTTCTTTTTATTTTTTTATGAACTTTTTTTGAAACCGGGCTTCCAGTCGTTTTTTCATGTATAATGTTAGCAGAAAGACAAATCTAGGTGGTGCTCTATGGAACATAAAAAAACGTATAATGCGAAAGAATTAAAAACCCCAAAAGGGACATTAATTATTGAGGGGCCAGTATCTGCTGAAAAACTAGCAAGTTACGAATTTCATCACGATTTGACATCATTCCGCCAGCCGCCGCAGCAACATAAAGCACTCATTGAAATCGCAAAGCTGCCAGAAGGAAGAATCATTATCGCCCGTCATAACCAAACCATTGTTGGTTATGTTACGTTTCTTTATCCCGACCCGCTTGAACGTTGGTCACAAGGAAACATGGAAAATTTAATCGAGTTAGGCGCAATTGAAGTCATCCCGGAGTTTCGGGGTTATGGGGTAGGAAAAAATTTATTGATTGTATCGATGATGGATGATGCAATGGAAGATTACATTATTATTACAACAGAATATTACTGGCATTGGGATTTAAAAGGGACGGGGTTAAATGTATGGGAATACCGGAAATTAATGGAGAAAATGATGAACGCCGGCGGGCTTGTTTGGTATGCAACGGATGATCCTGAAATTTGTTCCCATCCGGCTAACTGCTTAATGGTTCGCATCGGCAAACGGGTCGATCAAGAATCTATCCAAAAATTCGATCGCCTTCGCTTTATGAATCGGTACATGTATTAAAAATCTTTCTTGACAACAAAGGGGAGAGGAATCAGTGATTGTCGAACAAATTATGAAAACTCCTGTCGTTACACTCCAGCCGACAAATACGATTGCAGAAGCGATTCAGTTAGTACGACAACTGCGCATTCGCCATATTCCGATTGTTGATGCCGAAAACCATGTTATCGGCATTGTAACAGATCGAGATCTTCGCGATGCAAGCCCTTCTATTTTTCGTCTTCACGAACATCTCGAAGATTTACAAAAACCGCTCAGCACGATTATGAAAACAGACGTCATCGTTGGACATCCGCTCGATTTTGTGGAAGAAGTAGCAGCGCTGTTTTACGAGCATAAAATCAGCTGTTTACCTATCGTCCAAGACGGCAAACTTGTCGGCATCGTGACGGAAACAGATTTATTATATACGCTTATTCAGCTTACGGGGGCACATCAACCTAGTTCACAAATTGAAGTGAAAGTGCCTAATGAAAGCGGCATGTTAAGCAAAGCGGCCGCTATTATCGCCAAAAGACATACGAATATTTCCAGCGTTCTTTTATATCCTGACGAAGACGAAAACTACCAAATTCTTGTCTTCCGCGTGCAGACAATGAATCCGATTGGAATTATTAACGATCTAAAAAATGCTGGCTATACGGTGTTATGGCCAAACTTACCGGGGGTTTCGTCATGAAAAAAGATTGTGTATTTATTTACAGTGATGATTTCCTTCGGTATAAATTTCATGATGAGCACCCGTTTAACCAACTCCGCGTTAAACTCACATACGATTTATTGCGCGCGATGAATGCATTAGAAGATGAACAAATTGTCACACCAAGAGTCGCAACGGACGAAGAACTTACCTTAATTCATGATCAATCATATATTGAAGCGGTCAAAGCAGCTGGAAAAGGCCAGTTGCCTGAACAGGCAGCCTTAAACTACGGACTAGGGACAGAAGATACGCCAATTTTCCCAAATATGCACGAGGCAAGCGCTTTGTTGGTAGGAAGCACATTAACTGCAGTCGATTATGTGCTATCCGGAAAAGCAAAGCATGCGTTAAGTTTAGGCGGAGGGCTTCACCACGGTTTTCGCGGCAAAGCATCCGGTTTTTGCGTTTACAATGATAGCGCTGTCGCCATTAAGTATATTCAAGAAAAATACGGACTCCGCGTTCTTTACGTTGATACGGATGCCCATCATGGAGACGGCGTCCAATGGGCATTTTATGATGATCCAAATGTATGTACGTTTTCCATTCATGAAACAGGCCGCTACCTATTTCCCGGAACAGGAGGTGTGAATGAACGCGGACACGGGGCAGGATATGGGTACTCATTTAACATTCCAGTAGATGCGTTTACAGAAGATGAATCATGGCTTGACGCTTATACACAAGCGCTTCGAGAAATTGCGGAATTTTTCCGGCCCGATGTGATTTTCACGCAAAACGGAGCGGACGCTCATTATTACGATCCGCTTACTCATTTGTCCGTAACGATGAAAACATACCGTGAAATCCCGAAACTCGCCCATCAAATCGCTCACGAATATTGTGACGGGCGTTGGATCGCAGTTGGCGGCGGCGGTTACGATATTTGGCGCGTTGTTCCGCGGGCATGGGCGCTTATTTGGCTAGAAATGACAGAACAATCGAATATTTCCGGAAAATTACCGAAGCCATGGCTCGATAAATGGCAATCGCGTTCTCCTGTCCCATTGCCGCAAGAATGGGATGATCCGGAACCACTATATCCACCGATTCCACGAAAAGCGGAAATTACCGAAAAAAATGCTCAAACGGTAGAAAAAGCGTTATATCCAATTCGCAGTCAGCGACAAAAATCAACCGATCAAACTATTTCTAATAAATGATATTTTATCATCTTCATAAAAAACAAAAAGGGGCTTAGCAAAAACGATAGCCCCTTTTCGTTATTTCGTTGAGTCACGATATTCAATACGGTGCGGCAGCACGACGATATGGTTTTCGACGTTTTCCTTATTCATATATTTAGTTAATAAACGCATCGCAACCGCACCGATGTCATACATCGGCTGCACTACCGTCGTTAAACGAGGACGAACCATTGTCGCAAGCCGTGTATTGTCAAAACCGACCACTTCTAATTGATCCGGAATGCGAACGCCATGATCTTGCGCGCTATGGATAATGCCAAGCGCCATTTCATCAGTTCCAGCAAAAACAGCGGTTGGCTTCTCGGCTAATTCAGCGATTTTTTCGTATGCCTCAATGCCGGAATCATAGGAGTTATCTCCTTCAATTACAAGCTCTTCGTCATAGGCTATTCCATGCGTTTCTAAAGCGCGGCGGTAGCCCGCCAATTTCTTTTGATTGATTGGATCATCCGTCGGTCCCGTCACATAGGCGACCCGCTTGTTTCCTTTTTCTACAAGATAAGTAACCGCTTCAAAGGAAGCTTGTTCATAATCAATGTTGACTGATGGAATGGTATTATTTGGTTCAATCGTTGCGGCTAACACGATTGGCACAGGTGATTTCTGAAACTCATTGACATGCTCTTCGGTAATGTTTCCACCCATAAACAAAATGCCGTCCACTTGTTTAGCGAGCATCGTATTGAGCAAATGCAATTCTTTTTCTTTATTTTGGTCAGAGTTGCTTAAAATGATATTATATTTGTACATCGTGGCAATATCTTCAATTCCACGTGCCAATTCCGCGAAAAAGATGCTAGAAATATCAGGAATAATAACCCCAACGGTCGTTGTTTTTTTGCTAGCAAGTCCCCGTGCAACCGCATTTGGCCGGTAGCCTAGACGTTCAATCGCTTCCAACACCTTTTTTCTTGTTGATGGCTTCACATTTGGGTTTCCATTCACGACACGAGACACGGTCGCCATCGACACGTTTGCCTCTCGTGCCACATCGTAAATCGTTACATTCATTGATTTCACTCCTCTTTTTTATAAATAAACATCGATTGTTATTTTCATAACAACAAATATCCGTTTATGCAAAAATATCATACGATACATTATGGCTGAATCGCAACGAATTGGCAACTATTTTGCAAATGTTTTCACAAACAATTCACTAATATTGAGGAAAACTTTCTATGTATATCATACCCAACCTATGAACAATGATAACTTTATGGTCCATTTCCATTCCGTTTCCGATATATTTTGCAACCGAACACAAATTCTCATAAAATAATGCATTCACGAAGATTAGTTCAGGAAATCCGCGCTACATCTTGGAAAGAGAAACGTACATTCCAAAAAACATCACAACCCAAATGGCAGTAAACAGAAAATTCCCCCTTCAGAGAATTGCTGAAGGGGGGCGTTGAATTCCATTATGCTTTTACCATTTGCCGCTGGAATGCTCTTATTTCTTCCATAAATTCATTAAATTGAGCAATATCCATTTGTTGTGCCGAATCCGATAATGCAACCGCTGGATCTGGATGTACCTCTGCCATTACTCCATCCGCGCCAATTGCTAACGCTGCTTTCGCACAAGGAATTAATAAGTCACGACGGCCTGTTGAATGAGTAACATCAACCAATACAGGCAAGTGTGTTTCTTTCTTTAAAATTGGCACCGCAGAAATATCCAACGTATTTCTTGTCGCGCGCTCATATGTGCGAATACCGCGTTCACAAAGAATAATTTGACCGTTTCCTTGCGACATAATGTACTCTGCCGCATTAATGAATTCTTCAATCGTTGCCGCTAGCCCGCGTTTTAACAAAATTGGCTTGTTCACTTGGCCTGCCGCTTTTAAAAGCTCAAAGTTTTGCATGTTGCGCGCACCAATTTGAATCACATCAATATAGTCTAGCGCTATTTCAATATCCGCAGGGGTGACAATTTCACTAATCACAGCTAAGTCAAACTCATCGGCAATTCGTTTTAAAATTTTTAATCCTTCCACGCCTAGTCCTTGGAAATCATATGGCGATGTTCTCGGTTTGTACGCACCGCCGCGAAGAAGTTTTAATCCTTGTTTCTTCACCGCTTTTGCAACAGCCGCAACTTGTTCATAACTTTCGACCGCACACGGTCCCATCACAAAATATTGGTTGCCGTCGCCAATTTTTTCGCCTTTTACATCAACAATCGTATTTTCCGGATGCTTCTTGCGCGATACAAGCAATGCTTTACGATGATCATCTTCTTGCAGTTCAAGACCAGCTTTAAAAATTTCTTTAAAAATATGCTGCAATGTCGATGTTTCAAATGGTCCATCGTTGTGCTCAGAAATTAAATCAAGCATTTTCCGTTCACGCACTGGGTCATAACGATATGTTCCTTGCGTTTCCTTGATTTTTCCAATTTCTTGAACAAGTCTCCCTCGTTCATTAATTAATTTTAAAATTTGTAAGTTAATCTCATCCACCTTTGCCCGCAGCTCATCTAATCTCTTATTGCTCATGCTTTCCCATCCTTTCTTTCGTGCAGTTTAGTTCAAAACCATTTTCCACCTTATCCGGATGACTCCAGTCACGGACTTTGTGGTTATTATTTTTTAATTAGTCATTATTATAATGGAAACAGAAGCAGTTGTCATCAAAAAATACTTTATTTATTAAACGCTTTTAAGCAATAAAGTATTTTATAAGAAATTGCATAAGATATTTTATGAGAATTGCATAAAAAGTGTCTGAA
It encodes:
- the acsA gene encoding acetate--CoA ligase translates to MKTEVLPVIQGDYNLKNYEETYKNFDWKEVEKEFSWFETGRVNMAYEAIDRHAETFRKNKVALYYRDASRNEKYTFKEMKEMSNKVANVLKQVAEIEKGDRVFIFMPRSPELYFSVLGIIKTGAIVGPLFEAFMEGAVRDRLEDSGAKAIITTPELLPRVPVNDLPELKYVFLVGDNIVEEGPYIDLKKRMNEASKHFDIEWVDRQDGLILHYTSGSTGKPKGVLHVHNAMIQHYQTAKWVLDLKEDDIYWCTADPGWVTGTSYGIFGPWLCGASSVVIGGRFSPDAWYQAIQDFGVTVWYSAPTAFRMLMGAGDEIVKKYDLSSLRHILSVGEPLNPEVIRWGMKVFERRIHDTWWMTETGAHLICNYPCMEIKPGSMGKPIPGVKAAIVDDQGNELPPYRMGNLAIKKGWPSMMKTIWNNPQKYESYFIGDWYVSGDSAYMDEDGYFWFQGRVDDVINTSGERVGPFEVESKLVEHPAVAEAGVIGKPDPVRGEIIKAFISLREGYEPSEELKEDIRQFVKKGLAAHAAPREIEFRDKLPKTRSGKIMRRVLKAWELNLPTGDLSTMED
- a CDS encoding bifunctional 3-deoxy-7-phosphoheptulonate synthase/chorismate mutase — its product is MSNKRLDELRAKVDEINLQILKLINERGRLVQEIGKIKETQGTYRYDPVRERKMLDLISEHNDGPFETSTLQHIFKEIFKAGLELQEDDHRKALLVSRKKHPENTIVDVKGEKIGDGNQYFVMGPCAVESYEQVAAVAKAVKKQGLKLLRGGAYKPRTSPYDFQGLGVEGLKILKRIADEFDLAVISEIVTPADIEIALDYIDVIQIGARNMQNFELLKAAGQVNKPILLKRGLAATIEEFINAAEYIMSQGNGQIILCERGIRTYERATRNTLDISAVPILKKETHLPVLVDVTHSTGRRDLLIPCAKAALAIGADGVMAEVHPDPAVALSDSAQQMDIAQFNEFMEEIRAFQRQMVKA
- the ccpA gene encoding catabolite control protein A, producing MNVTIYDVAREANVSMATVSRVVNGNPNVKPSTRKKVLEAIERLGYRPNAVARGLASKKTTTVGVIIPDISSIFFAELARGIEDIATMYKYNIILSNSDQNKEKELHLLNTMLAKQVDGILFMGGNITEEHVNEFQKSPVPIVLAATIEPNNTIPSVNIDYEQASFEAVTYLVEKGNKRVAYVTGPTDDPINQKKLAGYRRALETHGIAYDEELVIEGDNSYDSGIEAYEKIAELAEKPTAVFAGTDEMALGIIHSAQDHGVRIPDQLEVVGFDNTRLATMVRPRLTTVVQPMYDIGAVAMRLLTKYMNKENVENHIVVLPHRIEYRDSTK
- a CDS encoding acetoin utilization AcuB family protein, with protein sequence MIVEQIMKTPVVTLQPTNTIAEAIQLVRQLRIRHIPIVDAENHVIGIVTDRDLRDASPSIFRLHEHLEDLQKPLSTIMKTDVIVGHPLDFVEEVAALFYEHKISCLPIVQDGKLVGIVTETDLLYTLIQLTGAHQPSSQIEVKVPNESGMLSKAAAIIAKRHTNISSVLLYPDEDENYQILVFRVQTMNPIGIINDLKNAGYTVLWPNLPGVSS
- a CDS encoding transglycosylase domain-containing protein, with protein sequence MEHIKQTFSLKKAWRYFLITYEVCWNLFLIFLIFALCAICFAVGLGAGYFAFLVKDMPLPSYQEMKTDIYNYEETTHIYFANNVYLGNFRTDLEREEVKLKDVSPYVIKALIATEDEYFYEHHGIVPKAIIRALFQEATNSAMQTGGSTLTQQLVKNQILTNEASFERKAKEILLALRLEKFFSKNEILEAYLNVVPFGRNSSGRNIAGIQAAAQGVFGVNAKDLNLAQAAFLAGLPQSPFVYTPFTSDGKVKKDLSPALHRMKTVLTRMKQEGYISEKQYKEALQYDIAKHFAPPKPSPFEKYPWLTMEIEKRAKEALAEVLAKKDGYEKQQLWQNASLYERYLAKAEKQLRQNGYNIYTTIDKNIYDRMQKVVANYQYYGDDIIQYVKDQQTGKTVAKREPVEVGAILIENKTGRIISFVGGRDYGREQLNHATQAYRSNGSTMKPLLVYAPAMEMGIIQPGSIIPDTELHIKTGKGYYTPKNADRKTHGLVTARHALQYSYNIPAIRTYMKIMNQHPVQYLHKMGITSVAKTEENHVALAIGGTNKGVTVEENVNAYATFANYGTFIDAYLIEKIVSKDGQVIYEHQSKPVPVFSPQTSYLMIDMMRDVIRRGTASSLPYYLKFQADWAGKTGTGQNNKDSWFVATNPNVTFGVWMGYDTPAPLQLKYKGLSYSKRTQLLWAQLMNAAYDVKPQLIAPKTRFNMPGGIVRRAYCTVSGFVPSDLCEKAGLVNYDLYNTKFTPKQSKDQYLIEGRFVEVNGKRYIALNTTPSEFVSSGVILNKKLLKELGIYNINSAEWNGTLLVSEMKENGKRPDPPTVQLTNETITWKPHHENDVIGYRVYCAEQKGAPFRVVSIVKAGKSLTFSNLQPKATYYVTAVDISGNESPPSNIISEQNAAVPN
- a CDS encoding GNAT family N-acetyltransferase — translated: MEHKKTYNAKELKTPKGTLIIEGPVSAEKLASYEFHHDLTSFRQPPQQHKALIEIAKLPEGRIIIARHNQTIVGYVTFLYPDPLERWSQGNMENLIELGAIEVIPEFRGYGVGKNLLIVSMMDDAMEDYIIITTEYYWHWDLKGTGLNVWEYRKLMEKMMNAGGLVWYATDDPEICSHPANCLMVRIGKRVDQESIQKFDRLRFMNRYMY
- a CDS encoding acetoin utilization protein AcuC, producing MKKDCVFIYSDDFLRYKFHDEHPFNQLRVKLTYDLLRAMNALEDEQIVTPRVATDEELTLIHDQSYIEAVKAAGKGQLPEQAALNYGLGTEDTPIFPNMHEASALLVGSTLTAVDYVLSGKAKHALSLGGGLHHGFRGKASGFCVYNDSAVAIKYIQEKYGLRVLYVDTDAHHGDGVQWAFYDDPNVCTFSIHETGRYLFPGTGGVNERGHGAGYGYSFNIPVDAFTEDESWLDAYTQALREIAEFFRPDVIFTQNGADAHYYDPLTHLSVTMKTYREIPKLAHQIAHEYCDGRWIAVGGGGYDIWRVVPRAWALIWLEMTEQSNISGKLPKPWLDKWQSRSPVPLPQEWDDPEPLYPPIPRKAEITEKNAQTVEKALYPIRSQRQKSTDQTISNK